The following coding sequences lie in one Panicum virgatum strain AP13 chromosome 6N, P.virgatum_v5, whole genome shotgun sequence genomic window:
- the LOC120679915 gene encoding RPM1-interacting protein 4-like isoform X2 — MAQKNAHVPKFGNWDNDGNVPYTLYFENARKGKGAGGKMINPNDPAENPEAFSIAAPSPNRSDAGRSSPAPPPPPRHERRPSDAPPRSPSPYAGSPYHRHAGGEPPRRGGGYSVEQSPVHPYSSESGGYGLVANSVERSRAKGGPRGNETPTRGSAVPKFGDWDSNPASADGYTHIFNKVREEKQTQAGKPGAFEKDAARGNAAKQHDDGYVSSKFSCFGCCK; from the exons ATGGCT CAGAAGAACGCGCACGTCCCCAAGTTCGGCAACTGGGACAACGATGGCAACGTGCCGTACACGCTCTACTTCGAGAACGCGCGCAAGGGCAAGGGCGCCGGCGGCAAGATGATCAACCCCAACGACCCCGCCGAGAACCCGGAGGCCTTCTCCatcgccgcgccgtcgccgaacCGCTCCGATGCCGGGAGGTCGTCgccggctcctccgccgcccccgcggcaCGAGCGCCGCCCCAGCGACGCGCCACCGCGGTCGCCCAGCCCCTACGCCGGGTCGCCGTACCAccgccacgccggcggcgagcctccGAGGAGAGGCGGCGGGTACAGCGTCGAGCAATCGCCGGTGCACCCGTACAGCTCCGAGAGCGGCGGCTACGGCCTCGTCGCCAACTCCGTCGAGCGGTCCCGGGCCAAGGGCGGCCCGCGCGGCAATGAGACG CCGACGAGGGGCTCGGCGGTGCCCAAGTTCGGCGACTGGGACTCGAACCCGGCGTCGGCGGACGGCTACACGCACATCTTCAACAAGGTGAGGGAGGAGAAGCAGACCCAGGCCGGGAAGCCGGGGGCGTTCGAGAAGGACGCCGCGCGTGGCAACGCCGCCAAGCAGCACGACGACGGCTACGTCTCGTCG AAGTTCTCATGCTTTGGATGTTGCAAATAG
- the LOC120679915 gene encoding RPM1-interacting protein 4-like isoform X1 produces MAQQKNAHVPKFGNWDNDGNVPYTLYFENARKGKGAGGKMINPNDPAENPEAFSIAAPSPNRSDAGRSSPAPPPPPRHERRPSDAPPRSPSPYAGSPYHRHAGGEPPRRGGGYSVEQSPVHPYSSESGGYGLVANSVERSRAKGGPRGNETPTRGSAVPKFGDWDSNPASADGYTHIFNKVREEKQTQAGKPGAFEKDAARGNAAKQHDDGYVSSKFSCFGCCK; encoded by the exons ATGGCT CAGCAGAAGAACGCGCACGTCCCCAAGTTCGGCAACTGGGACAACGATGGCAACGTGCCGTACACGCTCTACTTCGAGAACGCGCGCAAGGGCAAGGGCGCCGGCGGCAAGATGATCAACCCCAACGACCCCGCCGAGAACCCGGAGGCCTTCTCCatcgccgcgccgtcgccgaacCGCTCCGATGCCGGGAGGTCGTCgccggctcctccgccgcccccgcggcaCGAGCGCCGCCCCAGCGACGCGCCACCGCGGTCGCCCAGCCCCTACGCCGGGTCGCCGTACCAccgccacgccggcggcgagcctccGAGGAGAGGCGGCGGGTACAGCGTCGAGCAATCGCCGGTGCACCCGTACAGCTCCGAGAGCGGCGGCTACGGCCTCGTCGCCAACTCCGTCGAGCGGTCCCGGGCCAAGGGCGGCCCGCGCGGCAATGAGACG CCGACGAGGGGCTCGGCGGTGCCCAAGTTCGGCGACTGGGACTCGAACCCGGCGTCGGCGGACGGCTACACGCACATCTTCAACAAGGTGAGGGAGGAGAAGCAGACCCAGGCCGGGAAGCCGGGGGCGTTCGAGAAGGACGCCGCGCGTGGCAACGCCGCCAAGCAGCACGACGACGGCTACGTCTCGTCG AAGTTCTCATGCTTTGGATGTTGCAAATAG
- the LOC120678273 gene encoding uncharacterized protein LOC120678273 — MSASSSSSGNNPFAAAAAVAITAATAQLINIKSHVPVTLDLGDSNFGTWRTFFLIAFRKFGVLDHIDGTRFANLMLDDAEWTQIDTCIVSWLYTTLSSDLLSAVIQPADDAYTTLTAITDQFLDNVVYRTVQARQQFHGLHQGDMTITEYCGRLKVLTDTLRDVGAPVSDPDLVVSLLSGLNDKFANCVTTISAARPRMTFRQARSFLL; from the coding sequence ATGTCTGCCAGCTCGAGCTCGTCGGGCAACAACCCGTttgccgctgctgccgcagTAGCGATCACGGCTGCCACTGCTCAACTGATCAACATCAAGTCCCACGTTCCCGTCACGCTTGATCTTGGCGACTCCAACTTCGGCACATGGCGCACCTTCTTCCTCATCGCGTTCCGCAAGTTCGGCGTCCTCGACCACATCGACGGCACTCGGTTCGCCAACCTGATGCTTGACGACGCCGAGTGGACGCAAATCGATACTTGCATCGTCTCCTGGCTCTACACCACGCTCTCCTCCGACCTCCTCTCCGCCGTCATCCAGCCGGCCGACGACGCCTACACCACCTTGACCGCCATCACCGACCAGTTCCTCGACAACGTCGTGTATCGCACTGTCCAGGCTCGTCAGCAGTTCCACGGGCTTCACCAGGGGGACATGACGATCACGGAGTACTGCGGCCGGCTCAAGGTCCTGACCGACACCCTCCGCGATGTCGGTGCTCCCGTCTCCGACCCCGACCTCGTCGTCAGCCTCCTCAGCGGCCTCAACGACAAGTTCGCCAACTGCGTCACCACCAtctccgccgcgcgccccagGATGACGTTTCGCCAAGCCCGGTCGTTCCTCCTATAG